A region from the Cannabis sativa cultivar Pink pepper isolate KNU-18-1 chromosome 9, ASM2916894v1, whole genome shotgun sequence genome encodes:
- the LOC115722527 gene encoding uncharacterized protein LOC115722527, with the protein MGAFVSKFWFMLFPAKEYKLVVVGLDNAGKTTTLYKLHLGEVVTTHPTVGSNVEELVYKNIRFEVWDLGGQDRLRTSWATYYRGTHSIIVVIDSTDRARISIMKDELFRLLGHDDLQNSVLLVFANKQDLKDAMTPAEITDALSLHSIKNHDWHIQACSALTGDGLYDGLGWIAQRVTGKATS; encoded by the exons ATGGGTGCTTTCGTATCGAAGTTTTGGTTCATGCTTTTTCCCGCGAAAGAGTATAAGCTTGTGGTTGTTGGTTTGGATAACGCTGGAAAAACCACCACTCTTTACAAATTACACCTTGGAGAAGTTGTTACTACCCACCCTACGGTTGGTAGCAACGTTGAGGAACTTGTGTATAAGAACATTCGATTCGAG GTTTGGGATCTTGGAGGGCAAGACAGGCTGAGGACATCATGGGCTACATATTATCGTGGTACTCATTCTATTATTGTGGTAATAGACAGCACTGATAGAGCTAGGATCTCCATTATGAAAGATGAACTGTTCAGGTTACTGGGACACGATGACCTTCAAAACTCTGTTTTATTGGTCTTTGCTAACAAACAAGACCTCAAGGATGCCATGACACCAGCAGAGATTACTGATGCCCTTTCTCTCCATAGTATCAAGAATCATGACTGGCACATACAAGCTTGCTCTGCTCTCACCGGAGATGGTTTGTATGACGGTCTAGGGTGGATTGCTCAGCGAGTAACTGGAAAAGCAACGAGCTAA